AGGGGTCGGACCCACCGGAGCCGCCCGAGTTGCCGCCCTGCTGGCCACTGGGCCGGCTGGGCTGGGCCCACGGGTCGCCACCGCCGGAGCCACCCTGCTGGCCGCCCCCGTAGGAGCCGCCACCCTGGTTGCCGCCGTAGGACCCACCGCCGCCACCCGACGAACGGGTGACCTTGGCGGACGCATAACGCAACGACGGACCAACCTCGTCGACCTCGAGCTCGATGACGGTGCGCTTCTCACCCTCGCGCGTCTCGTACGACCGCTGCTTGAGGCGGCCCTGGACGATCACCCGCATGCCCTTGGTGAGGGTCTCTGCGGCGTTCTCCGCGGCCTGCCGCCACACCGAGCAGGAAAGGAACAGCGCGTCGCCGTCCTTCCACTCGTTGGTCTGACGGTCGAAGGTGCGCGGCGTCGACGCGATCCGGAAGTTGGCCACGGCCGACCCACTGGGGGTGAAGCGCAGCTCGGGGTCGTCGACGAGGTTGCCGACAACGGTGATAACGGTTTCGCCTGCCATCTGGAGGTCTCCTGTTCGGATGCTTCGCTCTTAGGTGTCACTGCTCATGGTGCCAACCCCCACTGACATTGCGGGAGGGTTATCCACAGATCAGTGAGCGTCGGGG
The DNA window shown above is from Nocardioides sp. and carries:
- a CDS encoding single-stranded DNA-binding protein gives rise to the protein MAGETVITVVGNLVDDPELRFTPSGSAVANFRIASTPRTFDRQTNEWKDGDALFLSCSVWRQAAENAAETLTKGMRVIVQGRLKQRSYETREGEKRTVIELEVDEVGPSLRYASAKVTRSSGGGGGSYGGNQGGGSYGGGQQGGSGGGDPWAQPSRPSGQQGGNSGGSGGSDPWNAPGVGSDEPPF